In Salvelinus fontinalis isolate EN_2023a chromosome 8, ASM2944872v1, whole genome shotgun sequence, the genomic stretch gcctggattcacctctacatcaccagaggaacagaggagaagtaggataatggtacggctaaaagctatgagaattggtcgcctagagctactagagcagagagtaaaaggaagtttctgggggcgataaaatagtttaaaggaataatgtacagacaaaggtatggtaggatgtgaatacagtggaggtaaacctaggtattgagtgatgatgagagagatcttgtctctagaaacatcattgaaaccaggtgatgtcatcgcatatgtgggtggtggaactgataggttggatatggtatagagagcagggctagaatctctacagtgaaataagccaataaacactaaccagaacagcaatggacaaggcatatttacattaaggagaggcatgcttaatcgagtgatcagtaagggtccagtgagtagaggttggttggggtcgtggcgatccagacagctggccgggtatatggctatcggtagcagcataggatggaggtctgtttgtagatacctcgtgcgtttccgtcggtaggttccgtgtagtggggttttgttcagatagcagccgataggacagctaacgattagcgggcctcaggtgagcgttcaggtaacgtcgggacggatttgccagttggataaatccctcgggcagataacgtcggcagtcagccgtgaaggcccggtggggttccgtatctgcagcagcaacaaaagaaacgggtccggatggtgatggaactcctcagctggctagctccagcatgatttgagtttgctccggggtcgacgtaagccaatagtcacacggtatgcagctagctagctgcgaaatcaaggtgcaagtgtccagagcctgcggttggaatccggggaaactgagagaaaaaaaaaagtcccggaatgctccggtccgagtcgcgttgcacaaaagtgccggtagattatcgagctaaaggaatagctgatgaccgcaaaacgtgggcagctgaaacaccaacgctagctagcaaaccggctaatttcggggcagctacagattagcttctggctagctatcggagtagcttctggttagctatcaggctagcttctgaattagcccctggctatcttccacgatggattttcagattgagataaataatacttattgtaattggtgaagcgggttgcaggaaagcttttgcaggaaagcttttgtagttgagttcttggataataaaataaataaaagatatgtgaagaaaaggtgtaaatatatatatatatacaggaaacgacaagacaatacggaaaatacgtctgaactgctaagccaccttggagctATATGACGAGCTAGATGACGctagatgacgctgggccaattgtgcgccgtcctatgggactcccaatcaaccAGCGACTgttgtgacacctctagcactgagatgcagtgccttagaccgctgtgccactcggaagCACTCAGTGGTACCGCGACCCGGATCTACAGTTGAGCTCAGCTCAACTCTGAGGCCGCTGTTGAGTACGTTTGAGGGGTGGATGTAGCACGTAGGGATGTGTGaaactcctcagcctgaagttTCGTGCTTGCTTCACCTCATTAGCTAGCTTTTGAGGTGGCACGATCGTCTAAGATGCTTGAGGGAGGACGATCGCGTGTGTTTGTGAGGCAGAGGTCCCGAGTTTGCGCCAGATAGTGGCCGAATCgggaggaagtggtactcgctACGCAAGCAGTGTGAAATCCTTTACACAAGCTTTTTTAAACCTCCCGTTGGCATGCAGGCATGCGTAGGCCTAGCAGTGTGAAATCCTTTACACAAGCTTTTTTAAACCTCCCGTTGGCATGCAGGCATGCGTAGGCCTAGCAGTGTGCCGATGTAGGTGGGCGTTTTTGTCTTGTCCTTTCTTTTGTTTAAGTATGTGTATTGTACtttaaccccttttctccccaatttcgtgatatccaattggttgttacagtcttgtcccatagcTGCAACTTCCCTACGGAcgtcgggagaggcgaaggtcgagagccatgcgtcccctGAAACGTGCGGCAATTTGATTAAATCCATTGAATATACACCATCAAAACAAATCCATTATTAATTTGTTTCGGCAGGTCCTAAGGAACATTTAGACAAAATGTATTTTCTAAACTACAGAATGCCAGATTTTTGGAGTTCAATTATGTTACATCCAAATGAATGAAATCACAAGTTTATTATTTTGTTCATTAAAAAGACACACCTACCCTGATCACAGTCAACACACATATTATATTTTGTTGTAAGAATATAGTGGAATATTCCactaaaatacaaataatattttTCCCACTTGTGTCACGGGAACGTGTGGAACCCATGTTCAAATACAAAAGTGATATTTTGAAACAGCCCAAGCGTGCGTTCTTGATCCCTCTCTTTCCTAGTCCACTTTGTTAGGGAGCTGTTGTAGGGTCTTCATCATGATaccgattaaaaaaaaatatatatataattaacaATCCTATTTTCAAAAGTATGTGAGTCTAGCATTCATATTTCACAACCACCACGTGCTTTTGGAGTTGCCTATACAAAGTCGAGCAAAAATAATATGCCTACACATTATTTTAGGCTGGCGTAtttgctaaatgtttctgatcagtgatagatgagcaaATTAATAACCTAGAGTgattttaatttgatttatttaacctttatttaactaggcaagtcagttcaaagcaaattcttatttacaatgaaggcctactagaaggcaaaaagcctcctgcggggacggaggCTGGGATATAAAAAAtgataggacaaaacacacatcacgacaagagcaacactacataaagagacctaagacaacaacatagcatgacagcaacacataaaaacacaaaatggtagcaacacaacacggcagcaacacaacatggtagcagcacaaaacatgtcaataacattattggacacagacaacagcacaaaaggcaagaaggtagagacaacaatacatcacgcgaagcagccacaacacgaagcagccacaactgtcagtaagcgtgttcatgattgagtctttgaatgaagagatggatataaaactgtccagttggattgtttgttgcagctcgttccagtcgttagctgcagcgaactgaaaagaggagcgacccagggatgtgtgtactttggggacctttaaacagaatgtgactggcagaacgggtgttgtatgtggaagaTGAACTATGTGGAGCTATACCACCTCCACCTATTTCCCCAGCCAGAAACCAATTAAGTCAGTGAAGTCGAAGGCTTTTGGTCGGGAGTAAGCTAAGGCTATTAAGGGGCTGCGAAATAATCCACTTgttaaaatacatttatttttatttcaccattatttaaccaggtgggcaagttgagaacaagttctcatttacaattgtgacctgaccaagaaaaagcaaagcagttcgacacatacaacacagagttacacttggagtaaaacaaacatacagtcaataatacagtagaaaaataagtctatatacaatgtgagcaagtgaggtgagataagggaggtaaaggcaaaaaaggcaatggtggcgaagtaaatacaatatagcaagtaaaacactggaatggtagatttgcagtggaagaatgtgcaaagttgaaatagaaataatggggtgcaaaggagaaaaataagtaaataaatacagtaggggaagttgtttgggctaaattatagatgggctatgtacaagtgcagtaatctgtgagctgctctgacaactggtGCTTAAAGCCAGTGAGGGAGACAAGTGTTTCCATTTTCTGAGatgtttgtagttcgttccagtcattggcagcagagaactggaaggagaggcggccaaaggaagaattggttttgggggtgaccagagagatatacctgctggagcgcgtgctacaggtgggtgctgctatggtgaccagtgagctgagataaggggggactttacctagcagggtcttgtagatgacctggagtcagtgggtttggcgacgagtatgaagcgagggccagccaacgagagcgtacatgtcgcagtggtggttagtatatggggctttggtgacaaaacggatggcactgtcatagactgcatccaatttattgagtagagtgttggaggctattttgtaaatgacatcgctgaagtcgaggatcggtaggatggtcagttctacgagggtatgtttggcagcatgagtgaaggatgctttgatgcgaaataggaagccaattctagatttaactttggattggagatgtttgatgtgagtctggaagaagagtttacagtctaaccagacacctaggtatttgtagttgtccacatattctaagtcagaaccgtccagagtagtgatgctggacgggcgggcgggtgcaggcagcgatcgtttgaagagcatgtatttagttttacttgcatttaagagcagttggaggccacggaaggagagttgtatggcattgaagctcgtctggaggttagttaacacagtgtccaaagaagggccagaggtatacagaaaggtgtcgtctgcgtagaggtggatcagagaatcaccagcatcaagagcgacatcattgatgtatacagagaagagagtcggcctaagaattgaaccctgtggcacccccatagagactgccagaggcccggacaacaggccctccgatttgacacactgaactctatcagagaagtagctcagttggtagagcatggcgcttgcaacgccagggttgtgggttcgattcccacggggggccagtacaaaaaagtatgaatgtatgtacttgtaagtcgctctggataagagcgtctgctaaatgacttaaatgtaatgtaaatgtagttggtgaaccaggcgaggcaatcatttgagaaaccaaggctattgagtctgccgatgaggatgtggtgattgacagagtcgaaagccttggccaggtcaatgaatacggctgcatagtattgtttcttatcgatggcagttaagaTATAATTTAGGAccctgagcgtggctgaggtgcacccatgaccagctcgcatagcggaggaggtgtggtgggattcgaaatggtcggtaatctgtttgttgacttggctttcgaagaccttagaaaggcagggtaggatagatataggtctgtagcagtttgggtcaagagtgtccccccctttgaagagggggatgaccgcagatgctttccaatctttgggaatctgagacgacacgaaagagaggttgaacaggctagtaataggggttgcaacaatgtcggcagataattttagaaagaaagggtccagattgtcaagcccggctgatttgtagggttccagattttgctgctctttcagaacatcagctgactggatttgggagaaggagaaatggggaaggcttgggcgagtagctgtggggggtgcagggtgCATAACATAACACAATCCACTTGTTAAACTACATAACATGCTGGTAAAATGTTGTAATAAATGAGCCAACTAGACGAGATGATTATGAGCAGCATTCACCTTAATTTAGCTAACGTTTCCCCAGCCTAATTGTAGCCTAACCAATATAAAAACTGAGATTCAGTGAAAATGTGGATTGATTTATAAAGATGAGACCCCACAGAATTGTGTCAAAGCAGCGTGATGGCGCTGTCCCAATAAAAACGGTGCTGAAATGTTCTTGACCACACATGGAAATACTATTACAACGATTGCTGCCTCATCATTGCGGCAAAATTGTATGCTAAGCCTTAGGCCAAAGTTTTACCGAAATGATTAGTTATGCAGAAATAAAAGTTTTGACATTGATACCGGCAATAACTTTCAGATATAAGGAAGATGCTGGATAAAAGTTGGCAGTGTTGTAAAGTTGGCGGGGAAAACGTCTTAGTATGAAAGGGATAatagtgtttgaaaatcactgtttttaaaatgtttaaactTTTGATGTTatcaggtagaactattttttttcttctacaaATTGTAGAAATGGAccgttttcacatatgttgacgtTGGTATTGTGCTGAAGATAATGGAAAAGTATGTTAAAAAGTGGTGGAGTTGCTCTTTTAAAAACAGTATTACTGTATGAGGCATCTTTGGTTTTAACCCCCAAAACACCTGAGGTAAAATGTTTTTCCTCTCATTTCTTATTCACTGTTCTCCATGTCAGTGTTTCCAAACCTTTTttctgttactgtaccaccaagtaAATTTTGCTCTGCCCAGAGTACTGTTGAATTACCCccttcatgtgcattttaccagttaACCTATGGTATCATGAGTTTTCTATTGTACCCCCTGTGGTTGGTTAATTACTCCAAGGgttcctagtacccctggttggttAATTACTCCAAGGgttcctagtacccctggttggttAATTACTCCAAGGgttcctagtacccctggttggttAATTACTCCAAGGgttcctagtacccctggttggttAATTACTCCAAGGgttcctagtacccctggttggttAATTACTCCAAGGgttcctagtacccctggttggttAATTACTCCAAGGgttcctagtacccctggttggttAATTACTCCAAGGgttcctagtacccctggttggttAATTACTCCAAGGgttcctagtacccctggttggttAATTACTCCAAGGgttcctagtacccctggttggttAATTACTCCAAGGgttcctagtacccctggttggttAATTACTCCAAGGgttcctagtacccctggttggttAATTACTCCAAGGgttcctagtacccctggttggttAATTACTCCAAGGgttcctagtacccctggttggttAATTCCATGTCAATGTTTTCATTGTATATGTCTCTATCCTCTTCAATTCTTCTTTTCCCTCAGGAATGGGGATGGAGGTGTTTGCAACACTGGCGGCTGCAACCATTCAGGGTCAGATTGTGGGGGTGTACCATGCTAAGAGTGCACAAGACTGCAGCCAGCTGAACTACAGCGAGGCCTCCCTCCGTAACGTCTCCTCGCCCTTAATCCAGAACTTTTCCTCGCCCCTCACTGATACCCTTCAGAACACGGTTTGGTCCATCATATCCATAACCCCCAcagtctttctcttctctctcttacaATAACCACTATCACACTCTTCTGTAACTGAGAAGACAACTTTGTATCACTTCCTCTCCGCAATATGTCAGAAGTGTGAAAGAGAACGTATCAACTATAATTTGCCTGTACTGTAGAACTTCAGTAAAAGCATTGCAGTTATAGGTTCTTCCCTATTTGTGGTCATTACAGGAAGTGTAATGTTGTCTTGTCTGAACTGACAAGTATCTTTTGACATTTTCCCCTGAGCTTGTTGCTGTGTGTCTTAATACAGATATGCTGATTTTAATATTAatttgttattttctgttttggcTTCAGAGAAGAGCTTATGTGTTTGCTGCTTTAGTTTTGGGAGGAATCTatttcctgtgttgtgttgtgctcttCCTGGGTGTGAAGGAGCAGTTGGGTGAGTATGGTTTCTTAGGTGCTCTGTCATATGTAGATGAATTAAAATTGGACTGGGGTATGAGAGACATCAGGCTATTTATTGATGACTTCTTTCACTTTCCACCCCAGCTCCTCTCAGTACCCTGGACCGTATCCGTATGCCCTACCTGGCAGGTATGAAGATGGTGGTGGGACACACCCCCTATTTGAAACTCGTATTCGGGTTTCTCTTTGCCTCGCTTGCCTTCCAGGTGAGGGTCACCCTAGGGTCTGGGCTGTGTTTTAtgtgtatgatgatgatgatgatgatgatgatcgtGGAGAGGTTTAATGACTTAAATTATTCTCTTTCTTTCCTGTCACGGCAACATTACCCAGATGGCTCAAGGAAACTTTGCCCTCTTCTGTACCCATGCTGCAGGTCTGGGGGCCTACTTCCAACACCTCGTCCTTATCCTGCTAGTGAGTAAAGTAACCACTTTTGACACTCATTCAGAGTAGGTTCATGCATTGGTTTAGGTAACAAGAGTGTCttttttttgtatgtgtgtgtccttgttTAGACAGCTGCCACATTGTCCATCCCTCTGTGGCAGACATTGCTTTTGAGACTGGGGAAGAAGACGACGCTGTACATAGGACTTTGTGTAAGTTCCCTTCTACAAGAACTTGGTTATGTATATGTTACAAATGATCCTTGACATTTTGAACTTCCTTTATCACTCTGTCTGTTGTTTCTCCTTTTTTCAGATGTATGCACCAGCCCTTGTGATCATTGCGTCCATTCAGAGCAACCTGCCTGTCTTCATCATTATGTCCATCATATCTGGGTCTAGTCTATCGGCACTCTACCTGCTGCCCTGGTGAGAGGTTGTGTTtgtacacatacagtgcattctgacagtattcataccccttgactttttccacattttgttacgttacagccttattctacagcctttttttgttgttgccctcatcagtctacacacaaatacactataatgacaaagcaaaaacgggtttttagaaatgtttacatttacataagtatttagaccctttactcagtactttgttgaagcacctttggcagcaatttacagccttgagtcttcttgggtatgacgctacaaccttgtcaaggggtctgaatactttccatatGCACTGTAGGTCAAAACACGATAAATGTGATGACTAAAATGATAATATTAACAAGCATTAGAGGGACAGTACCATTACATGTTCAATGGCTTagggctctcgagtggcgcagcggtctaaggcactacatctcggtgctagaggcatcactacagaccctggttcgattccaggctgtatcacaatcggccgtgattgggagtcccatagggtttggccgtcattgtaaataagaatttgttggtTCCTCCCGAGTGGCAAAGTTGCTAGCTGTAACACCAGAGATCCTGGTTCAGTCCAGGCCCTGTAGCAGCCGGCCATGGCCGGGAGACCcatttggcccagcatcgtccgggccaggggagggtttggccagcagggatgtccttgtcccatcgttccctagtgactcctgtggcgggccgtgacacggtcaccaggtgcacggtgtttcctccgacacagtggtgtggctggcttccgggttaagcgggcattgtgtcaagaagcagtgtggcttggttgggtcgtgtttaggaggatgcatggctctcgacctttgcctctcctgagtccgtacgggagttgcagtgatgagtcAAGACTGtaaccatgaaattggggagaaaaaggggtaaatgtaaataaaatactataaaaaataactaattcttaactgacttgcctggttaaataaaggttaaataaaacacatTGACATGTTGTAGCATACTGTAACTAGTCCAGGCCTCTAGCCACACCACACAGTCACAACTGATGACTCATAGCACTAACCCTGGCGGCTCGCCCCACCCCTCTCATTATGTTGGTGCCAGAAACTAGTAAAACACCCTCCTACTGTTTCACCCATAATAATATCATGTTGTATGAATATGCACGATAtactgttttgactttctctgtCTCATTAAGGAGCCACAACTTGCATTTGTCTTCAGAACTATGTTCTGACCTCTTGATTTCATCACAATGATAGGCAACTtctggagcagggtttcccaCCTCAGTTCCAAGGGGttcacgttttggtttttgacctgatttggtgtcacacttttacccccatccctagggcctgattggtgtcacacttttaccCCCATCCCTATCAAACACAGCTGATTTCAAACGAATTGCATTTTTAACTGAAGATCAtaattaggtgattattggagtcaggtgtgttagctggggccctggggcaaaactgtgacaccaatcaggcccctgaggactggagttgcccaggcctgccctagcactacacagctgaatcAAATAATCATTAAGCTTTGTTCATTTGAAACAGCGGTGTAGTGTTATGGcagaaaccaaaacgtgcaccccttggggtcccgaggactgaGTTTCAGGAAACAGTGCTCTAGAGTTCTCCATCTTGAAAGCCACTATATAAACAGTTAGGTCAGTATAGCCTATCATAATAGCCCTGTCTCCCTGGTAACTGGACTGGGGCTTCCCTCCCACACACTCTGGACTGGGGCTTCCCTCCCACACACTCTGGACTGGGGCTTCCCTCCCACACACTCTGGACTGGGGCTTTCCCTCCCACACACTCTGGACTGGGGCTTTCCTACCACACACTCTGGACTGGGGCTTTCCTACCACACACTCTGGACTGGGGCTTCCCTCCCACACACTCTGGACTGGGGCTTCCCTCCCACACACTCTGGACTGGGGCTTCCCTCCCACACACTCTGGACTGGGGCTTCCCTCCCACACACTCTGGACTGGGGCTTCCCTCCCACACACTCTGGACTGGGGCTTCCCTCCCACACACTCTGGACTGGGGCTTCCCTCCCACACACTCTGGACTGGGGCTTCCCTCCCACACACTCTGGACTGGGGCTTCCCTCCCACACACTCTGGACTGGGGCTTCCCTCCCACACACTCTGGACTGGGGCTTCCCTCCCACACACTCTGGACTGGGGCTTTCCTACCACACTCTGAGATTCTTATTTTTCCACAGCTATTGGAGAGCACACTCCTAAAGACTTGAGTCATGAGGAAAGTTAAGAAATGGTCTGCAGTGCTCTCTGAGCTGAGAAACATCTCAGTGTTTTACTACAACTATTAAATCATCTACTAAAGGAAGGAAGAAGTGGACAGTAATACATGTGTTATTTATTTAGTGAAATAGTCTCCAATGCATTCTCACACAGTACCttgtcttcctgtctgtgtgcaGGTCTATGCTGCCGGATGTAGTTGATGACTTCAAGGTGAAGAATCCCACCAGTACGGACCTAGAGCCCATGTTTTATTCCTGCTATGTTTTCTTCAACAAGTTTGGAGGGGGGATATCTGTGGGCATCTCCACCCTGGCATTACAGTGAGTTCCACCTGCAGGGATTGGAGACTAGAATCTTAAGTATTGGTACAAATATAAATGGAAGCATG encodes the following:
- the LOC129861271 gene encoding sodium-dependent lysophosphatidylcholine symporter 1, translating into MAHTTVIRDGSQYEDKNELVTTKDGNATLKTRGIPLSRKICYAVGGMPYQMTANAKGFFLQIFLLDVVQMGAFYASLILFLGRAWDAITDPLVGYMVTKSGRTRIGKLIPWIVFSMPLGVLAYVMMWFTPQESMSPSSSFFWFFFWSCLFDAFMTCYHVPYSSLNMFLGGDQKDRDSATGYRMGMEVFATLAAATIQGQIVGVYHAKSAQDCSQLNYSEASLRNVSSPLIQNFSSPLTDTLQNTRRAYVFAALVLGGIYFLCCVVLFLGVKEQLAPLSTLDRIRMPYLAGMKMVVGHTPYLKLVFGFLFASLAFQMAQGNFALFCTHAAGLGAYFQHLVLILLTAATLSIPLWQTLLLRLGKKTTLYIGLCMYAPALVIIASIQSNLPVFIIMSIISGSSLSALYLLPWSMLPDVVDDFKVKNPTSTDLEPMFYSCYVFFNKFGGGISVGISTLALHFAGYKPGACRQNPAVITALRVLFAPVPVVLLLIGLVLFYFYPINEERRCQIQQELQKAEKVDGFQVMEAV